The Rhodothermus marinus DSM 4252 DNA segment AGGCGAGGGGCCCATCGAACTGCGCGGTGAATACAAACTGGAGGGCAAGACGCGCATCGTCATTACGTCGATCCCGTACGGCATCGCCAAGGCCGACCTGGTCGAGAAGATCGCCGAGCATATCGCGGCCGGCAAGGTGCCCCAGCTTTCGGACGTGCGGGACGAATCGACCGATGAGGTGCGCATCGTGCTTGAGCTGCGCCGGGGTGCCGATCCGGAGGCGGCCATGGCCTACCTGTTCCGACACACGCCGCTTCAGACACGCTTTCACGTGAACCTGACGTGTCTGGTACCGACGGCCAACCCGGAGGTCGCCGCGCCGCGCAAGGTCGATCTAATGACCATGCTCCGGGCCTTTCTCGAATTCCGCATGGAAGTGGTGGTACGGCGACTGCGCTACGATCTGGAGCAACTTGAGCGCCGCATCCACATCCTGCGCGGATTCGAGAAAATCTTCGGGGCGCTGGACGAAGCCATCCGGATCATCCGCGCCGCGCGCGACAAGGCCGACGCCGCCCAGCGCCTGATGCACCGCTTCCAGCTCGACGACGTGCAGGCCGACGCCATCCTCGAAACGAAACTCTACAAGCTCTCGCGGCTGGAGATCGAAGCGATTCGTCAGGAACTGGAAGAAAAAGAACGCCAGGCGGCCGAACTGCGGGCACTGCTGGCCGACGAAGCCGCCCGCTGGGGACTCATCCGCGAGGAATTGAAGGCCATCAAAAAGCAATTTGCCGACGCGCGGCGCACCGTCATCGCCGGACCCGACGAGGGCTTCGAATACAACCAGGAAGCCTACATCGTGGACGAAGACGTGTACGTCATCGTCACGCGGGACGGCTGGGTCAAGCGCCAGCGCTCCTACACGGACGTGCAGAGCATCCGCGTCCGCGAAGGCGATACGGTGGGCTGGGTGCTTCCTGGTTCGACCCGTGCCACCGTCGGTTTCTTTACGAACTACGGCCGCTGCTACACCACGCGCATCGACTCGCTTCCCAGCACGACGGGGTACGGCGATCCGGTGCAGAAGCTGTTCGACTTTTCGGACCGGGAGCGCGTTGTCGGCGTGGTGGTCTTCGACGAGCGGGCACTTCCCCGACCGGTTCCGGAGCCCGAAGTCGAACCGGCACTGTTCGAGAACGGGGAGCAGGAAGCGCCCCGTGTGCATGTGGTGGCCGTCACCCGTAAGGGCCAGACGCTCCGCATCCCCATCGATGGCTTCCGGGAGCCGTCCACGAAAAATGGCCGCCTTTTCATGCGCCTGGAGAAAGGCGACGAAGTGCTGGGTGTCGAGGTAGCGGCCGGCGACGAGAACGTCTGTCTGGCTTCACGCGAGGGCTACGTGCTCATCTTCCCCGTGCACCAGATTCCGCCGGTCAAGTCGGCGGCCAAAGGCGTGATCGCCATGCGTCTGGGCAGGGGCGACGAGGTGCTGGGCTTCACGCTGGCTTCGGCCGCCCGCGAGGGGCTGGAGGTGGAGACCAGCCGCGGCCGGCGCGAGATCGTCCGCACCACGAAGTTCGAGGTGTCGCGCCGGGGTAACCGGGGCCGGCAGATCATACGGCGCGGCCAGCTCGTCCGGGTCATCCCGGCACCGGTGGAAATTCGACTGAACGGACAGGGATAAGCAGACAGAACCTATGGCGGAGCTTGCGGCAACCTATACGGGCAAGGACATCCAGGTACTGGAAGGGCTGGAGCCGGTGCGGAAGCGGCCGGGCATGTACATCGGCGGC contains these protein-coding regions:
- a CDS encoding DNA gyrase/topoisomerase IV subunit A; translated protein: MPVVEVIPLHETTRERYLNFALSVITSRALPDIRDGLKPVQRRILYAMFQHLRLYPDARYRKSATIVGEVMGKYHPHGDAAIYEAMVRMAQDFSLRYPLVDGHGNFGSIDGDAAAAMRYTEARLRPLAMQLLEELRRQTVPMRPNFDGTLFEPVVLPARFPNLLVNGASGIAVGMATNIPPHNLGEVIDALIYLIDVPNAPLETILERFIQGPDFPTGGRVLNTREELLEIYRTGEGPIELRGEYKLEGKTRIVITSIPYGIAKADLVEKIAEHIAAGKVPQLSDVRDESTDEVRIVLELRRGADPEAAMAYLFRHTPLQTRFHVNLTCLVPTANPEVAAPRKVDLMTMLRAFLEFRMEVVVRRLRYDLEQLERRIHILRGFEKIFGALDEAIRIIRAARDKADAAQRLMHRFQLDDVQADAILETKLYKLSRLEIEAIRQELEEKERQAAELRALLADEAARWGLIREELKAIKKQFADARRTVIAGPDEGFEYNQEAYIVDEDVYVIVTRDGWVKRQRSYTDVQSIRVREGDTVGWVLPGSTRATVGFFTNYGRCYTTRIDSLPSTTGYGDPVQKLFDFSDRERVVGVVVFDERALPRPVPEPEVEPALFENGEQEAPRVHVVAVTRKGQTLRIPIDGFREPSTKNGRLFMRLEKGDEVLGVEVAAGDENVCLASREGYVLIFPVHQIPPVKSAAKGVIAMRLGRGDEVLGFTLASAAREGLEVETSRGRREIVRTTKFEVSRRGNRGRQIIRRGQLVRVIPAPVEIRLNGQG